Within the Oncorhynchus clarkii lewisi isolate Uvic-CL-2024 chromosome 2, UVic_Ocla_1.0, whole genome shotgun sequence genome, the region aacttattgtgggaagcttgtggaaggcaacccgaaatgtttgacccaagttaaaaacaacttaaaggcaatgctaccaaatactaattgagtgcatgtaaacgtctgacccactgggaatgtgatgaaagaaataaaagctgaaatttatatctctactattattctgacatttcacattcttaaaataaagtggtgatactgacttaagacagggaatttttactaggattaaatgtcaggaattgtgaaatactgagtttaaatgtatttggctaaggtgtatgtaaacttccgacttcaactgtgctaGCTCCAAAAtttctatccatgagtctgggagagaatgtTGGTTCATTGACTATACAGGGGGCATACAGGTAGACTGCAATTATAATGAATTTGTATtggattttgaatagcctagtaatagggatttatttaatattttcatAAATAATTGGGTTGGCACATTACCTTaagctacagaatatctcaccaccatgcgtttccatctcctctctcctttatttcTCGAGGGTGcagaggggctgtcaacagtttagtgaAATACATGTTCCATTGCGAAAACATGTTATTATCAATGTTCCCAAACAGATtccacttggtttcccaaattaagcactgggtagtTGCAGTAACAAGGTTGGAAAGCCCATGACATACAGAGTTCGGGAGGAATAGCATCTGTCTCGCAAAGAGAGCATGCTTCTCAAACAGTGATTGATGCCTAAAAGGTGTTCCTCTATGTATTTCTCAGCAGTTCATATTAAGCACAGCTCCGCTATAAAACCGAAGTAGCCTACCAGGCATCATTGAAAAACGGACCGGCGGGAAGGCGCGCAGCATCCATTCGCTATTCGAGTGTATACAGATTACATGTTTTTCTCCCCCTGCccctgcccatttgataatgtgccattctaaatctaaatgttaaatattagtaaagacaagattaaattgcgaatagtctgatgggtgaaaatatgattacttgatgagagaacagctgtggcagcctgaggcaaggaacagaaCACAAACTTTCTTTGCGACTTTCTCGAaacatcaatagcctatagtcgcATCATGGAGCCCATATGTGTTTTGATTTCTAAGGCATTCCAAGGTTTGTATCggtcacaactaaagttgccaaataactctaaacctAGACCTAAACCCTTTTTCAAAGGTTCACTTTTATGTTCAACATAGCCACTTCTTACGCGCACTCGCTCTGGAATGGGAAAAATACCAtgtctattttattcagctaaattAAACTATATTCTCATTATATTCTTCTGACTATGGCATGGAGCATGGCCAGATGACATAGAGTAGGCTAAGTCACATTCTGTTCTTCTTCAGAAGAAACGTGTTGTAATGTTTCTTAAGACCTGACTGAAATAAATACTTTAAAAACGttaaaaatgtagatgttccaaaggcgcACCTCAGCGGCTTGTATgcatggaggcctggagatgctcaGTGTTTCTGTTCATTAACAGTCAGTTACATTGAGACCGGCAGTCATTTGCTTGGTGAACTTCCTAGTCATTTGCCCTTCACTCAGtttagtttggctgggcggccagctctaggaagagtattggtggttccaaacctcttccatttaagaatgatagaggccactgtgtttttggggagcttcaatgctgcagaagttatatggtacccttccccagatctgtgccttcgacctcatggcttgtttttctcctctgacatgcactgtcaactgtgggaccttatatagacaggtgtgtgcctttccaaatcatgtccaatcaattgaattcaccacaggtggactccaatcaactttAAAAACAGGAAGGAttataaatggaaacaggatgcacttgagctcaatttagtctcatagcaaagggtctgaatacttatgtaaataaggtctggtttatttttaatacattaaaaccaaaaaaattcaaaacctgttttcgctttgtcattatggggtattgtgtgttgatcgAGGGTCAAAAATAATTtcaaccattttagaataaagctgtaatgtaacaaaatgtggaaaaggtcaaggggtctgaatactttccgaatgcactgtttattGGTGCTGTGATCTCTCAGTATGAGGTCAAAGTGGGGTTAAATGTAACCTGGGTGGTTCGATGAACCAGGCTCTTTTGAGTAACCTTGCTGGAGACTTGAAAACATGATAGCTTCCTAAACTCACCCCTATGGGCTTTAGCTAAGTGGGCTAACAGTCTTGTTACATGCAGGAGGCCTGGTTCgaacccagtcagtcacaacagCAAGATTAAAAAGGGAGTGGAAAAGCTTTCTTTGGAAGGGCTTTAACCAGACTATTCAACAGGACTATTCAACTATATTCTTATGGGGGTCCATTTTTTGTGACATTCCCTTCTAACGTGTCCTGCGCGCAGCAtcatagaggggaacagaagataCGTTCATGTTTCAGAGAGCCTAACCTATCAGGAATGGGGTCATAATAGGTTACAGCTAAAACGGTTCAGATGCTAGAGCCAAATTCATAGGAAGAAAATAAATTCAACATGCCACATTGGCTTCAGAAACCGGTAGAAGTTTCTGTTTACCACAGAGAGCATTTGATTCTTTCCTCTACCTTTCCTGGCTggcaaagtaccaggatgttggTCTCTGTTTATGAATCTGAATTTACTGAACTGAATCTGAATGCATCTGAGAAGTTGAATATATGAAACTTTGATCAACTTGATAGTTTGAACTAGATGCATAGACAATGAATGCAATATCCGCCATATTGAAACTGAATATATAAATGTTGAATTTGAAGGTTCAATTAAATAAAACAACGCAATATTCATTCAATTCAGTGTCAAATCATGAAATATAAGAATACAATTACTACATTTGTGCATTACATATTCAAAAAATATTACATTCAAACTCAATATCCTACTACAAATTCAAAATTATGGAATTCAACTACAATCTCTGTTGGCACTGAAATTGCTCCATATCAATCATCTCACAGATCATGACTGCTTTACTCACCAAAGACGACCAGTTTAGACTCCAGGGACTTGAGGTGGATGATGTAGAAGGCACCAACAAACACTGCCAAAGCAATCAACAGCATGGGAGAGCTGATACTGAGGAAAAGAGGGGGAGATTGGAAGAGGGAAAGAGTTATTCTTTGATAATCCCAGATTCTAAATAAACTCAATCCAGCATAGATCTCAGCCTATTGGAACCACTGAGATTTTGAATTTGAAAATAAAATAGGCTGCTGACAGCAGTCTGTCTAGATGCAATATGTAAGTACTGTGTTTTTATATTCACTGAATACCAGTGTCTTTAAACTCCTGTCCCGCAGCTCTTACATGCAGTAGAGGATGAGGCCGAGGAAGATGAAGGTGTAGTTGCTGTTGTAGGTGTCAAAATTGCGCACCACCCTCTGGCACAGTTCACCAAAGTTGCGGGGCTTGGTGAACTTCCTATGATCCACGAAACCAGCCCAGGGACGGATGGACGCACGGCGACGATCAAACCACTCCTTGGCCACACTGGCCGAGAGGCCTTTGGGCAGCCACAGCCTGTGAGGCAAGGCAGAAAGCCAGGTTGGAAAACTAAACAGAAGGTATGGGGAGATGGAATAATTTGATAGCATCAATTCAAGAGACTGATGGTGGATAGAAtgaacaacaacacatcatagACAGGCATTATACAAGGAAAGGACAAACTGACCCATCTAGTTCCTTTAGTGGTAGGCTAGATTAAGAAAGAATATGAGACAAATTCAGAGCACAATTGTCCTACAGACACAATAATAGCCACAGAAGAATGACAGTAAATAAAATGAATTTGGACCGGAACCCGTCACCAACCATGATCCCAGAGAGATACATAGTGCTACAACTCATCAAGTTGATTCAGGATGTggtagtgctgggctggaacaaaagcctgcacaccctgtaGCTCTCCGGGACCATGTTTACAGACCGCTGGCACcagagcagggctctccaaacctgttcctggaaagccgtcctgtaggttcactcGAACCCTAATCTAGCTCACTGGATTCTAATATTTAGCTGGTTGacaagctgaatcaggttagctACAACTGGGGTTTGAGCAAAAACATGCAGGGGGGGtaagctctccaggaacaggattggCAAGCCATGTACTAGACAGATGAACTAACAGATAGAGCTAGAAAAACAGCAGCACACACTTTCCCACGACACCTCCGGGTCCAGCAGCGTCGGCTGGCTCAGCACTGAAGAGATCCCCTGCCTTGGAGTCCATGTCTACAAGGCAGTTCTCACCCTTTGGGACACCAGATGTCATTAGAGTAACTGATGCCGATGTAGGAAAGATGTAGGCTAAAATACAACACGGCAGTGACAGAAAATAGACAGAAAGGGTTAATAGCACTGTTTCACAAGTGATAACAAATCCTCTCACACAATGCAAAACTACACTTTCAATTGTTGTAACCAATGAATAATGCACAGTGAAAAACCTAGACTGTAGGGAAAGTCTGGGGTTACGGAATGGAAAATGTTTGTCATCGTTGATGGGCTTGCCCACAGAGAGTTCAATTGCCACATCgtttagttagctaacgttagaatATAAATAACTGAATCACAGAAACTAGCTAACACACACGTTGTTCACTGTCATTACTCGAAACCTTGAATATCTcccttttttacattttttaaatagtaAATAACGATTCCTGCCGAAGAAGCCTTAACAACAGCCACATCACCATTCCTTAACGTCAATTATTGCTACGTTTAGCCACTATTCTATCATTGCATATGAAAACGAATAGCTACAAACAAAATAGTTACATAAATCATATTTTTTAAGGCATACTCACAGTTGATTAAAATGTTTACTGCTGTGCTCAGAAATACAAAAAAGACAAAAATGTACTTCTGCTGTGCTGTTGCTCAGCGGATGTGCCGTGGAACGAAATTGGACGCTGGGTCTAACTTccggtaaataaataaataatggatttcaAATTAAAAGTCAAAAATAGGATAGAATACTTTTTCATGTGAACTTGATCAAGACCATGtctttttattcatttattaCTGGAAAAATATGATCCATTTAACTGGAGTAGCTATTTATGAAGAGTTATCAATGAACATTATGTAACAGGAATATCCAGGTGAACAAAAAGGAGAGCAGTCGTTGATGAAGTCCAATCAAAATCAATCCGGTTTAATACAGTACTACAGGAAACACCTACAGAACAGAAGCATATACCATGTCTAATGGTCCTTATATATTAATGACACGGCACTGaatgttctgtaaacaccagccaGTGGCTTGTAGGAAGACACATCAGCTGCTACATAATCACACAGTGTCACAGATACATTATCAATGTGTCCTCAAATCCAAATCCAGTCTTGCGTCAAACTTTAACCACAACAATCAACACTGGCAGACAATTGATACTGGCAGTTAAACAGGTTAAAAAAAGATATAAT harbors:
- the LOC139366641 gene encoding prenylated Rab acceptor protein 1-like isoform X5, coding for MDSKAGDLFSAEPADAAGPGGVVGKLWLPKGLSASVAKEWFDRRRASIRPWAGFVDHRKFTKPRNFGELCQRVVRNFDTYNSNYTFIFLGLILYCIISSPMLLIALAVFVGAFYIIHLKSLESKLVVFGKEVTGPHQLGLAGAISLPVFWLAGAGAAVFWVLGATMFVIGSHAAFRELEGGSEMEELFMEPV
- the LOC139366641 gene encoding prenylated Rab acceptor protein 1-like isoform X2, which produces MDSKAGDLFSAEPADAAGPGGVVGNFPTWLSALPHRLWLPKGLSASVAKEWFDRRRASIRPWAGFVDHRKFTKPRNFGELCQRVVRNFDTYNSNYTFIFLGLILYCIISSPMLLIALAVFVGAFYIIHLKSLESKLVVFGKEVTGPHQLGLAGAISLPVFWLAGAGAAVFWVLGATMFVIGSHAAFRELEGGSEMEELFMEPV
- the LOC139366641 gene encoding prenylated Rab acceptor protein 1-like isoform X4 codes for the protein MDSKAGDLFSAEPADAAGPGGVVGNLPLKELDGLWLPKGLSASVAKEWFDRRRASIRPWAGFVDHRKFTKPRNFGELCQRVVRNFDTYNSNYTFIFLGLILYCIISSPMLLIALAVFVGAFYIIHLKSLESKLVVFGKEVTGPHQLGLAGAISLPVFWLAGAGAAVFWVLGATMFVIGSHAAFRELEGGSEMEELFMEPV
- the LOC139366641 gene encoding prenylated Rab acceptor protein 1-like isoform X1; this translates as MTSGVPKGENCLVDMDSKAGDLFSAEPADAAGPGGVVGNLPLKELDGLWLPKGLSASVAKEWFDRRRASIRPWAGFVDHRKFTKPRNFGELCQRVVRNFDTYNSNYTFIFLGLILYCIISSPMLLIALAVFVGAFYIIHLKSLESKLVVFGKEVTGPHQLGLAGAISLPVFWLAGAGAAVFWVLGATMFVIGSHAAFRELEGGSEMEELFMEPV
- the LOC139366641 gene encoding prenylated Rab acceptor protein 1-like isoform X6, which translates into the protein MTSGVPKGENCLVDMDSKAGDLFSAEPADAAGPGGVVGKLWLPKGLSASVAKEWFDRRRASIRPWAGFVDHRKFTKPRNFGELCQRVVRNFDTYNSNYTFIFLGLILYCIISSPMLLIALAVFVGAFYIIHLKSLESKLVVFGKEVTGPHQLGLAGAISLPVFWLAGAGAAVFWVLGATMFVIGSHAAFRELEGGSEMEELFMEPV
- the LOC139366641 gene encoding prenylated Rab acceptor protein 1-like isoform X3, whose product is MTSGVPKGENCLVDMDSKAGDLFSAEPADAAGPGGVVGNFPTWLSALPHRLWLPKGLSASVAKEWFDRRRASIRPWAGFVDHRKFTKPRNFGELCQRVVRNFDTYNSNYTFIFLGLILYCIISSPMLLIALAVFVGAFYIIHLKSLESKLVVFGKEVTGPHQLGLAGAISLPVFWLAGAGAAVFWVLGATMFVIGSHAAFRELEGGSEMEELFMEPV